The window ACGAACTGCCCGTGCCGACGTCGACGCACCTGCACGGCGGCGTCACCCCGGCCGAGTCGGACGGCTTCCCCACCGACCTGATCCTGCCGGCCGGCTACTCCCCCGCCCCGCCCGGGCACCACAGCGCCACCGGCCGCCATCACGACACCACCCGTGACTACACCTATCCGATCACCCAGCGGGCGGCCACGCTCTGGTACCACGACCACCGGATGGACTTCACCGGCCCTCAGGTGTGGCGCGGCCTGGCCGGACTGTTTCTGATCACCGACGAGATCGAGTCCGCGCTACCGCTGCCCCGCGACGACCGGGACCTGCCACTGATGATCTGCGACAGGTCGTTCGCCGCCGACGGCTCGCTGAAGTATCCGCAGCGCGACATGACCCATCCGGGCGCCGACGGCATGTTCCACGCCGGCATCTTCGGCGACGTCATCCTGGTCAACGGCGCCCCGTGGCCGCGCACCGAGGCGGCCGCCGTCCGCTACCGGTTGCGTCTGGTCAACGGTTCCAACGCCCGCCGCTACCGACTGTCACTGTCGGCCGGGACGATCACCCAGATCGGCAGCGACGCCGGCCTGCTAGCAGCACCCCTGCCTCGGGAGGACGTGCTGCTCGCGCCGGGTGAGCGGGTCGACGTCATCGCCGACTTCACCGGCCTGCCGGCCGGGACCGAGGTCACCATGGCCAACACCCTCGGTGAGGGGCCGACCGCCGACGTCATGCGTTTCGTGATCACCGGCCCGGCGCCCGACGACACCCGCATCCCGGTCACCCTCACCACCCTGGAAACCCTCGACCGGACGCGGGCGGTGGCCGAGAGGCGATTCGACTTCCGGTTCGGCGGGGGTCGCTGGACGATCAACGATCAGCCGTACGATCCAGCCGCCACGATGTGTTCGGTCCGGGAGGGCACGGTCGAGCTGTGGCGGTTCACCAGCGACTTCCATCACCCCGTCCACGTGCACATGGGGCACTTCCAGGTGCTGTCGCGTGGTGCCGGCGGCCCCGAACCCGGTGACGCGGGGTGGAAGGACACGGTGGACGTGCGGCCGTACGAGACGGTCCAGGTATTGGTCGACTTCACCGGGCACCGCGGGCGTTACATGCTGCACTGCCACAATCTCGAACACGAGGACATGGCCATGATGGCCAACTTCGACATCGTTTGAGGGGGATCCGATGGGACGCTCGCACCACTACGAGGTGATGGTCAGCTGGACCGGGGAGACCCGCTCGTACCGGTCGTACGAGCGGGCCCACGAGGTGACCGCCGCCGGCAAGGCGCCGATCGCGGGCAGCTCCGATCCGGCGTTCCGTGGCGACCCGGCCCGCTGGAACCCGGAGGAGTTGCTGGTCGCGTCGCTGGCCCAGTGCCACATGCTGTGGTTCCTGCACCTGTGTGCCGCCGACGGGGTGGTGGTCACCGGGTACACCGACTCCCCCACCGGCGTGATGGTGGAGGCCGCCGACGGTGGTGGCAGCCTCGAGGAGGTCGTGCTGCGTCCACGGGTGACGCTGGCCGACCCGGGCCAGACCGATCGGCTGGCCGGTCTGCACGAGCGGGCCCATGAGCTGTGCTACATCGCTCGTTCGGTGAACTTCCCGGTCCGGCACGAGCCGGCCTGAACCGTACCCGGGGCGGCGGGGTTCAACTTTCTGACAGCCCTTCGATGAATCACCGGTCGCCGGGCGGTCTCCATATCGGTAGAGCACGTCGCCTCGAAAGGAGCGCCACCATGACCGCCAACCTCACCGCCGCCCGAGCCGAAGCCCTGTTCACGACCGGTCTGGCGACCGGCAGCAGCCCGGCCTTCGAAGTGGTCGACGAGGCCATCCGCACCGCGGTCCGCACCCGCGGCGGGACCCGCGCCTGCGCCGCCGACATGGCCGCCGAGTTCGGTGACCATCCGGAGCTGGCCGTACCCCGGATGCGCTGGGCCCTGGAGACCGTCACCAGGCTGTACCCGCCGCGCCGCCGCCAATGGGCCCTGGTCGCCTGATCCTGTCTTTTATCACTCTTCCCGCTCAGCGCGCCTTTTCTTCCCGCTCAGCGCGCTTCTCCTCCTACCCACCGGGCTACCTCTTTCGCGCTCAGCGCCTTTCACCTCTTCCCGCTCACCGCGCTTCCCGTTCCTGGCTCACCGCGCTTTCCGTTCCTCGCTCATCGCGCTTCCCGTTCCTCGCTCACCGCGCTTCTCTTTCCTCGCTCACCGCGCTTCTCTTTCCCGCTCACAGCGCTTCTCTTTCCCGCTCACCGCGCCGTGGGGCTGATCAACTCGTCGGCCGTCCACTCGGCCACACCGGACGGGTATGGCGGAGTGAGCCCGAGAATGATGTGGCCGAATCCGGCGTCGATCGCCTCACGGATCTTGTCGCGGGTGTCGGCCGGCCGGTCATAGGAGACCGGCAGATGGATGGAGCGGGTGATCGTCGCGGGGTCGCGGCCGATCTCCGCGCAGTACCGGTCCAGTAGGACGCTGCGACCGACGACGTCGGTGATGTCGCCGCCGCCCGGGATGTTCCACAGGTCGGCGTGCTCGGCGACCACCCGGAGCAGCGCCGACGACCGCCCGCCGATCATGATCGGCGGATGCGGCCGCTGGACCGGCTTGGGACTGCCGAACGCCCCGGTGAGCTGGACGTGCTCACCGCGGAAGTCGAACGGCTCGGCCCCGGTCCACAGTCTCCGGATCACCGTGCAGGCCTCGTCGAGAGCCGCCACCGAGGACGCGAAGTCGTGGTACGGCAGGCCGTGCGCCTCGTACTCCCGTCGGGCCATGGGGTGACTCGGCCGTGATCCGGCGCCGATGCCGAAGTCGAGACGGCCTCCGGAGACGATGTCGACGGTGGTGGCGATCTTGGCGAGTATCGCCGGCGGCCGGAACCGGTTGCTGGTCACCAGCAGGCCCAGGCGCAGCCGTCGGGTCTGTGCGGCCAGGGCCGCCAGCAGGGTCCAGCCCTCCAACGCCGGGCCGCCGGGATCGCCGCCGATCGGCATCAGGTGGTCGAACAGCCAGGCGTGCTCGATCTCGGGGATGCCGTCGGCGTCCCGCCAGACCTGCTGAATGTCCTGGTAGCCGACCTGCATCGGCGCGGTCATGATGCCGAAACGAACCCGCCGGACTCCGCGTGCCGCCTCTACGCCGCCGGCCATCTCAGCACCGGCCTCCACTTCGTTGCCGCCGGCCGCCGCTTCGGTGCCGCCCACCATCCCAGCGCCCGCCGCCACTTCGGCGCCGCCGGCCGCCATTTCGGCGCCGCCGGCCGCCATTTCGGCGCCGCCGGCCGCCGCTTCGGTGCTGCCGGCCACCTCAGCGCCGCCGTAGCGAGGCGTCGAGCAGCGACGGCGGGGTGTCGATCTTCTCGTCCGGGGCCAGGTCGACGCCGGGTGCGACGATCGCATCGATCGCGTCCAGGACGTCGGCGGACAACACCGTGTCGGCCGCGGCGACCTGCGAGTGCAGGTGGTCCAGCGTGCGCGGGCCGATGATCGCGCTGGTCACGCCGGGGTGCGCGGTGACGAACCCGAGTGCCAACTGGATCAGCGTCAGCCCTGCCTGATCGGCCACCTTGACCAGTTGCTCGACGGCGTCGAGGCGAGCCCGGTTGGCCGGGACGGTCAGGTCGAAGCGCTGCTGGAGCAGGCCCGCACGGTAGGTGCTGATCTCCTGCCCGGCCCGGATCGCACCGGAGAGCCAGCCTGACGCGAGCGGGCTCCAGGCGAGCACGCCCATGCCGTACTCCTGGGTGGCGGGCAGCACGTGGGTCTCGATGCCGCGTTGCAGGATGGAGTAGCTGGGCTGCTCGGTGACGTACCGGCTCAGGTGATGTTCGCGGGCGGCCCACTGGCTCTGCACGATGCGGTAGGCGGGGAAGGTCGACGAGCCGAAGTAGCGGATCTTCCCGGCCCGCTGCAGGTCGGTCAGCGCCGACAGGGTCTCCTCGTCGCTGGTCGCCGGATCCCAGCGGTGGATCTGGTAGAGATCGACGTGGTCGACGCCGAGCCGGCGCAGGCTGTCGTCGAGGGCGGTGACCAGCCAGCGCCGGGAGCCGCCCTGCTGGTTGCGGTCCGGTCCCATCGGCAGGGTGGCTTTGGTGGCCAGCACGAGGTCGTCGCGGCGGCCGGCGATGGCCTTGCCGACGATCTGCTCGGACTCGCCCTGGCTGTACATGTCGGCGGTGTCGATCAGGTTGATGCCCGCCTCGAGGGCGGCGTCGATGATCGCGCCACCCTCGTCCTGACCGGTGCGAGCCATCGCGCCGAAGTTCATCGCGCCGAGCGCCAGGGTGCTGACCTGGACGCCGGTCCGGCCCAAACTACGGTACTGCATGGTCGTTCCTCCTGGGTGTCTGTCATGCTGAGGCTAAGCGGAACAACGTTCCGGCCCTGCGACAAACATACGGAACAGTGTTCCGTTTACCAAGTGGGTTCCGTTCCCAAGAGACGTGACGGGGGTAACAGTTCAGTGGTGGAGAAGCGGGCCGACGCCCGCCGCAATCAGGCGACCCTGCTGTCGGCTGCGGCCGCGGCGTTCGTCGAGGCCGGTGTCAACGTGCCGGTGCGGGAGATCGCGGCGCGGGCCGGAGTCGGGGTCGGCACCATCTATCGACACTTCCCGACCCGGGCCGATCTGATCGTCGCCGTCTACCACCACCAGATCGAGGCGTGCGCCGAAGCCGGTCCGACTCTCCTCGCCGCCGCGGGCACCCCACACGCGGCGCTGGCCGAGTGGATCGGCCTGTTCGTCGACTTCCTGGTGACGAAACACGGCCTCGCCGGAGCCTTCCACTCCGACGACGCCGCGTTTCAGAAACTGCACTCGTATTTCCTGGACCGGCTGCTACCGGTCTGCGCCGACCTACTGAAAGCCGCCGCCGACGCGGGCGAGATCCGCCCCGATGTCGGCGCTCTGGAGTTGATGCGCGGCGTAGGCAACCTGTGCATCGGCGACGGCGACGACCCCCGCTACAACGCCCGCCGGATGGTCGGCTTCCTGATCGCCGGCCTGCACACCTGACGCCCACCATCCCGGCCTTGCCGACTTCCCCGGCCTTGCCGACTCCGCGGCGTTGGCGACTTCCCCGGCCTTGGCGACTCCGCGGCGTTGGCGACTTCCCCGTTCGTCGGCCCAGTTGCCTGCCGCTCTGCCGTTTGCGCCGCGGGCTGCCGCCTTCCGGTCCGGCCGCCCTCCGGCCCGACCACTCTCCGGTTTGGCGCCTTCCCTCTCGGCCTCCGTTTCGCTCGGTTCTCGACGGTCAGGGCAGGCTGGAAGGGCGGTGCGTGGTGGCGGCGGAACCGGCGTGCACGATGACCGACAGGGTGTCGACCTCGCCGCCCTCGGCGCCCGGCCACCAGGCCGCCCACCAGCCGCCCTTCACACTCGCCTTGACCAGCGTGCCGTTGTCGAGACGCACCTCGACCGCGGTGACGTCCGGCGCGGCGAGACCGACGATGTTCGACCATTGGTCGTCGCCGTCGCCGTAGGAACTCATCGTCTCCAGATTGACGGTGCCCGCCTGCGGGGCGACGATCGCCGCCTCGTCGATCAGGCTCATCGAGGCGGCCCCGTCACCGTCGCCGACCATCAGGCACTCGACGATCGTGCCGCCCTTGCGCTGGATCAGCAGCGTCGCCTCGCCGCGCTGCTCGGCCAGGAGCACGTCGGACGCCTTCGCCACGGTCTCCCCGGCGACACCGTTGGCGGCACAGGCCTGCGCCTGCGGCAGCACCTGGTCACCGGTACGCGCGGTGGGCTGAGCGGTCCACGATGCGACGGCCCGCTCGGTCGCTCCCGGAACCAGCGCCGGCACCGCGACCGCGGCGACCGCACCGAGTGCCGTGGCGGCCGCACCGGCGAACAGCCAGCGCCGCATCGGCGGGCGGGTGACACTCTCGGCCGACCCGCTGATCACCCGCTCGACGAACGCCTCCGCGCGGGCCCACTCCATCGGGCTGGGCTCCCGGTCGCGAGCCGGGTCGAGGACGGCGAGACGGTCCAGGTCGTTCATGCGTTCGTCCACGACTGCTGCTCCTTGATGACGGGGGTCGGTGTCGAAGTGAGGTGGGCTCCGGATGCCGCCTGCGCAGGCTGCGAGGCCGCCTGCGCAGGCTGCGAGGCCGCCGAGACCGGGCTGAGTGCGGTGTGGAGGCGCTTGCGGGCTCGGGTGAGCCGCATCGCGAAGGTGGAACGACGGCACCCCAGAACGGTGGCCGCCTGCTCGGAGGTGAGCCCGTCGAAGGCGACCAACGCCAGGACCTCACGGTCGGCGGGGCTGAGGGTCCGCCAGGCCCGCTCCAGGTCGATACGCTCCGCGGCCGCGGCCGAACCGTCCGGCACGTGGCTTTCGGCGCCGGTCAGCCGTACATCCAGAGCCTGACGCCGCAACCAGCCGCGGGTCTGGTTGGCCATGGTCCGCCGGGCCACCGCGAACAGCCATGGCCGGGCCTCCGCGGGAACGTCGGCGAGCCGCCGCCAGGCGGTGAGGAAGACGGTCGACACGACGTCCTCGGCCTCGTCCGCCGGGATTCGCCTCTCGACGAACCGCAGCAGGTCAGCGTAGGTGTCCCGGTGCAGCGCCCGGAACCGCTCTTGTTGGTCCATGCCCCCTACCTGTCCGGGAGGCGGAAGTCTGCCACACCCCCGCGTCAGAAAAATGCTTGATTCATGTCCGTCACTATGTTTTGACTGTCGGGGTGGCCTTCACACCGCATGAGATCGAATCCCTGCGCGCGAGGTATCGGACCGAACGGGACAGGCGGGCACGCCCGGACGGCGGAAGTCAGTATCGGCCGACGACCGGTGAGTTCGGCTTCTACGCCACCGATCCCTGGACCGAACGGGTGGAACGGGAGGCGGTGACCGACCGAGTCGACGCGACGGTCGTCGGCGGTGGGTTCGGCGGGCTGCTCAGTGGCGCGCGGCTGCGGCAGGCCGGCCTCCAGGACCTGCGGATGATCGACGAGGCGGGTGACTTCGGCGGCACCTGGTACTGGAACCGGTATCCGGGCATCCACTGCGACATCGAGGCGACGGTGTACATGCCACTCCTCGAAGAGGTGGGATACGTCCCGAAATGGCGGTACGCGCCGGGCGACGAGATCCGGCAGCACGCCGTGGCCATCGCCAAACGGTTCGACCTGTACCAGCACGCCCTCTTCCACACGAAGGTCACCGACCTGCGGTGGGACGACGACGCTGCGGAATGGACGGTCACCACCGACCGCGGCGATGTATTCCGCTCTCGGTACGTGGTGCTGTCGTCCGGGCTGCTCACCCAGGCCAAGCTGCCGGGCATCCCGGGCATCGCGGAGTTCGGCGGGCACACCTTCCACACCAGCCGCTGGGACTACGCGTACACCGGCGGCGATCAGACCGGCGGTCTCACCGGGCTCGCCGACAAGAGGGTCGCCGTCGTCGGAACCGGCGCGACCGCCATCCAGGTGGTGCCGCACCTCGGCCGCGACGCCCAACACCTCTATGTCTTCCAGCGCACCCCGTCGTCGGTCGACGTGCGCGACAACCGGCCCACCGACCAGGCGATCCTGGATCGTGTACGGCCCGGCTGGCAGCGGGAACGGATGGACAACTTCCTCACCGTGGTGACCGGCGGGCAGGCCGACGTCGACCTGATCGACGACCGCTGGACCGCGACCGCGAAACTGCAGCGCACCTTTCTGGCCGGCACCCCGACCGAATTGACCGAGGAACAACTGGAGCTCGCCGACTTCGCCACCATGAACGACATCCGCGCCCGCGTCGATGAGGTGATCACCGACCCGGCCGTCGCCGAGATGCTCAAACCCTGGTACCGGTACATGTGCAAACGGCCCACGTTCAGCGACGAGTACCTGCCGACGTTCAACCGGGCGAACGTGACGCTCGTCGACACGTCCGGACACGGCGGCATCACCCGGATGACCCCGACCGGCATCGTCGTCGGTGACACCGAATACGAGGTGGACTGCGTCGTCTTCGCCACCGGCTTCGAGGTCGGCATCTCCGGCATCCTGTCCGGAAACCTGCAGGTGTACGGGCGCGGCGGGAAGCACATCTTCGAACACTGGGCGAACGGGTTCCGTACCCTCCACGGCTTCACCTCTCATGGTTTTCCCAACCTGTTCCAGCTGGGGCCACTCCACAACGCCAGGGCCGTCAATTTCGTGCACATCCTGGATGAGCAGGCCATCCACATCGGCGCGCTGGTCGACGCGGCC of the Actinoplanes sichuanensis genome contains:
- a CDS encoding OsmC family protein, whose product is MGRSHHYEVMVSWTGETRSYRSYERAHEVTAAGKAPIAGSSDPAFRGDPARWNPEELLVASLAQCHMLWFLHLCAADGVVVTGYTDSPTGVMVEAADGGGSLEEVVLRPRVTLADPGQTDRLAGLHERAHELCYIARSVNFPVRHEPA
- a CDS encoding RNA polymerase sigma factor — its product is MDQQERFRALHRDTYADLLRFVERRIPADEAEDVVSTVFLTAWRRLADVPAEARPWLFAVARRTMANQTRGWLRRQALDVRLTGAESHVPDGSAAAAERIDLERAWRTLSPADREVLALVAFDGLTSEQAATVLGCRRSTFAMRLTRARKRLHTALSPVSAASQPAQAASQPAQAASGAHLTSTPTPVIKEQQSWTNA
- a CDS encoding flavin-containing monooxygenase — protein: MAFTPHEIESLRARYRTERDRRARPDGGSQYRPTTGEFGFYATDPWTERVEREAVTDRVDATVVGGGFGGLLSGARLRQAGLQDLRMIDEAGDFGGTWYWNRYPGIHCDIEATVYMPLLEEVGYVPKWRYAPGDEIRQHAVAIAKRFDLYQHALFHTKVTDLRWDDDAAEWTVTTDRGDVFRSRYVVLSSGLLTQAKLPGIPGIAEFGGHTFHTSRWDYAYTGGDQTGGLTGLADKRVAVVGTGATAIQVVPHLGRDAQHLYVFQRTPSSVDVRDNRPTDQAILDRVRPGWQRERMDNFLTVVTGGQADVDLIDDRWTATAKLQRTFLAGTPTELTEEQLELADFATMNDIRARVDEVITDPAVAEMLKPWYRYMCKRPTFSDEYLPTFNRANVTLVDTSGHGGITRMTPTGIVVGDTEYEVDCVVFATGFEVGISGILSGNLQVYGRGGKHIFEHWANGFRTLHGFTSHGFPNLFQLGPLHNARAVNFVHILDEQAIHIGALVDAAEKRGARRIEPTLEAEDAWSATIDATAADSYRFQSECTPGYYNNEGNPLPLNVSFGPGPIAFHELLRTWRTDGSLEQLLWND
- a CDS encoding aldo/keto reductase; this encodes MQYRSLGRTGVQVSTLALGAMNFGAMARTGQDEGGAIIDAALEAGINLIDTADMYSQGESEQIVGKAIAGRRDDLVLATKATLPMGPDRNQQGGSRRWLVTALDDSLRRLGVDHVDLYQIHRWDPATSDEETLSALTDLQRAGKIRYFGSSTFPAYRIVQSQWAAREHHLSRYVTEQPSYSILQRGIETHVLPATQEYGMGVLAWSPLASGWLSGAIRAGQEISTYRAGLLQQRFDLTVPANRARLDAVEQLVKVADQAGLTLIQLALGFVTAHPGVTSAIIGPRTLDHLHSQVAAADTVLSADVLDAIDAIVAPGVDLAPDEKIDTPPSLLDASLRRR
- a CDS encoding multicopper oxidase family protein, which translates into the protein MGVRRSLPGPTFRARKGRWTVVTVRNELPVPTSTHLHGGVTPAESDGFPTDLILPAGYSPAPPGHHSATGRHHDTTRDYTYPITQRAATLWYHDHRMDFTGPQVWRGLAGLFLITDEIESALPLPRDDRDLPLMICDRSFAADGSLKYPQRDMTHPGADGMFHAGIFGDVILVNGAPWPRTEAAAVRYRLRLVNGSNARRYRLSLSAGTITQIGSDAGLLAAPLPREDVLLAPGERVDVIADFTGLPAGTEVTMANTLGEGPTADVMRFVITGPAPDDTRIPVTLTTLETLDRTRAVAERRFDFRFGGGRWTINDQPYDPAATMCSVREGTVELWRFTSDFHHPVHVHMGHFQVLSRGAGGPEPGDAGWKDTVDVRPYETVQVLVDFTGHRGRYMLHCHNLEHEDMAMMANFDIV
- a CDS encoding LLM class flavin-dependent oxidoreductase, which gives rise to MAGSTEAAAGGAEMAAGGAEMAAGGAEVAAGAGMVGGTEAAAGGNEVEAGAEMAGGVEAARGVRRVRFGIMTAPMQVGYQDIQQVWRDADGIPEIEHAWLFDHLMPIGGDPGGPALEGWTLLAALAAQTRRLRLGLLVTSNRFRPPAILAKIATTVDIVSGGRLDFGIGAGSRPSHPMARREYEAHGLPYHDFASSVAALDEACTVIRRLWTGAEPFDFRGEHVQLTGAFGSPKPVQRPHPPIMIGGRSSALLRVVAEHADLWNIPGGGDITDVVGRSVLLDRYCAEIGRDPATITRSIHLPVSYDRPADTRDKIREAIDAGFGHIILGLTPPYPSGVAEWTADELISPTAR
- a CDS encoding TetR/AcrR family transcriptional regulator, coding for MEKRADARRNQATLLSAAAAAFVEAGVNVPVREIAARAGVGVGTIYRHFPTRADLIVAVYHHQIEACAEAGPTLLAAAGTPHAALAEWIGLFVDFLVTKHGLAGAFHSDDAAFQKLHSYFLDRLLPVCADLLKAAADAGEIRPDVGALELMRGVGNLCIGDGDDPRYNARRMVGFLIAGLHT